A single window of Usitatibacter rugosus DNA harbors:
- a CDS encoding ABC transporter ATP-binding protein, producing the protein MSLAAQALDYGYGERAIGRGLDLTLEAGEVLCVLGPNGAGKTTLFRTLLGLLPALSGRVTAGGQDLHSLSRAQIAREVAYVPQASASYFDFSLAEMVEMGRTAHLGTFARPGKRDRDLARAALDRMGISGLADRPVSAVSGGERQLALIARALATEARSIVMDEPTANLDFGNQSRVLSEIARLKAAGIAVLLCTHDPDHALQVADRALLLRGGQPLALGPADSVLTGETLSALYGIDVVVAEVGIAQGETGATIRRRVCVPRLGRA; encoded by the coding sequence ATGAGCCTCGCCGCCCAAGCCCTCGACTATGGATATGGCGAGCGCGCGATCGGCCGTGGGCTCGACCTCACGCTCGAAGCGGGCGAGGTCCTGTGCGTGCTGGGGCCGAACGGTGCGGGCAAGACGACACTCTTCCGCACGCTGCTGGGATTGCTGCCGGCGCTCTCGGGTCGCGTAACCGCGGGCGGCCAGGACCTGCACTCGCTCTCACGAGCGCAGATCGCTCGCGAGGTCGCGTACGTGCCGCAGGCGTCGGCCAGCTACTTCGATTTTTCGCTCGCGGAGATGGTGGAGATGGGCCGCACCGCGCACCTCGGTACCTTCGCCCGCCCCGGCAAGCGCGACCGGGATCTCGCGCGCGCGGCCCTCGATCGCATGGGCATCTCCGGCCTCGCCGATCGCCCCGTGAGCGCCGTGAGTGGCGGCGAACGCCAGCTCGCGCTCATCGCGCGCGCGCTTGCGACCGAAGCGCGCTCGATCGTCATGGACGAGCCGACCGCCAATCTCGACTTCGGCAACCAGTCGCGCGTGCTCTCGGAGATCGCGCGCCTCAAGGCCGCGGGCATCGCGGTCCTGCTATGCACGCACGATCCCGATCACGCACTCCAGGTCGCCGATCGTGCGCTGCTGCTGCGCGGTGGCCAGCCTCTCGCCCTCGGGCCGGCAGACTCGGTGCTGACCGGCGAGACGCTCTCGGCTCTCTACGGAATCGACGTCGTCGTCGCGGAAGTGGGAATTGCCCAAGGGGAAACCGGCGCTACGATTCGTCGCCGTGTTTGCGTTCCCCGGCTCGGTCGAGCATAG
- a CDS encoding FecCD family ABC transporter permease, giving the protein MIVSRARFPAWLAGSAIVLVAVVAISMGVGSFPVPPGDVARVLWAAITGGDAGVADNMRAVVLQVRGPRVIAALAVGAALAAAGASYQNMFRNPLVSPDILGVSGGCALGAVTGILLSLPIAAIQGLSFAGGLVAVGLVLSIGAWVRGHDRVLTLVLTGVVVGSLFGAGIAFAKYVADPYNQLPAITFWLLGSFSGVLPKDLVYALPLIAIGFVPLVLMRWRINLLSLPDDEARALGVDVGKLRLVIIIAATLVTSAGVAIAGVIGWVGLVVPHAARLLVGAEFARVLPVSAILGAAFMLLVDTLCRTIARTELPPGVITALVGTPVFIVLLAATFRKAR; this is encoded by the coding sequence ATGATCGTCTCGCGTGCTCGCTTTCCGGCGTGGCTCGCGGGATCCGCGATCGTGCTCGTCGCGGTCGTCGCGATCAGCATGGGAGTCGGCAGCTTCCCCGTTCCACCGGGCGACGTGGCGCGCGTGCTCTGGGCCGCGATCACCGGAGGCGACGCGGGCGTTGCCGATAATATGCGTGCCGTCGTGCTCCAGGTGCGCGGCCCGCGTGTCATTGCGGCGCTGGCCGTCGGCGCGGCACTCGCGGCGGCGGGCGCGTCCTACCAGAACATGTTCCGCAACCCGCTCGTCTCGCCCGACATCCTCGGCGTCTCGGGAGGCTGCGCGCTCGGCGCGGTGACCGGCATTCTCCTGTCCCTGCCGATCGCCGCGATCCAGGGCCTGTCGTTCGCGGGCGGCTTGGTCGCCGTCGGCCTCGTGCTCTCCATCGGCGCCTGGGTGCGCGGCCACGACCGCGTGCTTACCCTGGTGTTGACCGGCGTCGTGGTGGGCTCGCTCTTCGGAGCCGGCATCGCATTCGCGAAGTACGTGGCCGATCCGTACAACCAGCTACCCGCGATCACCTTCTGGCTCCTCGGCAGCTTCTCCGGCGTGCTGCCCAAGGACCTCGTCTACGCACTGCCGCTGATCGCGATCGGGTTCGTGCCGCTCGTGTTGATGCGCTGGCGGATCAACCTGCTTTCGCTGCCCGACGACGAGGCGCGCGCCCTCGGCGTGGATGTCGGCAAGCTGCGGCTCGTGATCATCATCGCGGCGACACTCGTGACCTCGGCGGGCGTGGCGATCGCCGGCGTGATCGGTTGGGTAGGCCTCGTGGTGCCGCATGCGGCGCGGCTTCTCGTGGGCGCGGAGTTCGCGCGCGTGCTCCCCGTGTCCGCGATCCTGGGCGCTGCCTTCATGCTGCTCGTCGATACGTTGTGCCGCACCATCGCGCGCACCGAGCTGCCGCCGGGCGTGATCACCGCGCTGGTCGGGACACCGGTCTTCATTGTCTTGCTGGCGGCGACGTTCCGGAAAGCCCGATGA
- a CDS encoding iron ABC transporter substrate-binding protein: MRAILAALLFAALPTLAARDFVDDAGRKVALPDKVTRVYAAGPPASVLVFALAPDTLVGWTRAFRPDETAWVPEKYAKLPELGRLTGRGNTANVEVILQAKPDLIVDMGSTNATFASLADRVQQQTGIPYILLDGRLETTPQQIEKLATALGTEARGKELADYARALFTRLKSKIDAVPADKRPEVYYARGPQGLTTGLKGSINVEMIEFLGAKNVAAGTTGGLTNVGLEQVVLWDPAVMVTNDPNFYRDVWTLPVWSSVTAVRKKRVYLSPHLPFGWFDYPPGANRLVGLLWLSEILYPEQFKHDLRKEVATFYKLFYHQEPTAKQLDTLLGEAGVSPR; this comes from the coding sequence ATGCGCGCCATCCTCGCAGCCCTCCTTTTCGCAGCCCTTCCCACCCTCGCCGCTCGCGACTTCGTCGACGACGCCGGCCGCAAGGTGGCGCTCCCCGACAAAGTGACGCGCGTCTACGCGGCCGGTCCGCCCGCCTCCGTGCTCGTCTTCGCGCTCGCGCCCGACACGCTCGTCGGCTGGACGCGGGCCTTCCGCCCCGACGAGACGGCGTGGGTACCGGAGAAGTACGCCAAGCTCCCCGAGCTGGGCCGGCTCACGGGGCGGGGCAACACCGCGAACGTGGAGGTGATCCTGCAGGCGAAGCCCGACCTCATCGTCGACATGGGTTCGACCAACGCGACCTTCGCCTCGCTCGCCGACCGCGTGCAGCAGCAGACCGGCATCCCGTACATCCTGCTCGACGGCCGCCTCGAGACGACGCCCCAGCAGATCGAGAAGCTCGCCACCGCGCTGGGCACCGAGGCGCGCGGCAAGGAGCTCGCGGACTACGCGCGAGCTCTATTCACGCGGCTCAAGTCGAAGATCGACGCCGTGCCCGCCGACAAGCGCCCCGAGGTCTACTACGCGCGCGGTCCGCAGGGCCTCACCACGGGGCTCAAGGGATCGATCAACGTGGAGATGATCGAGTTCCTCGGCGCGAAGAACGTCGCGGCCGGAACGACGGGCGGCCTCACGAACGTGGGACTGGAGCAGGTCGTGCTCTGGGATCCCGCGGTGATGGTCACCAACGACCCGAATTTCTATCGTGACGTGTGGACGCTGCCGGTGTGGAGCAGCGTGACGGCCGTGCGCAAGAAGCGCGTGTACCTCTCGCCGCACCTGCCGTTCGGATGGTTCGACTATCCGCCGGGCGCGAACCGGCTGGTCGGCCTGCTGTGGCTCTCCGAGATCCTCTATCCGGAGCAGTTCAAGCACGATCTCCGGAAGGAAGTCGCGACCTTCTACAAGCTCTTCTATCACCAGGAGCCGACGGCGAAGCAACTCGACACGCTGCTCGGCGAGGCCGGCGTCTCGCCGCGATGA